One window from the genome of Magnolia sinica isolate HGM2019 chromosome 4, MsV1, whole genome shotgun sequence encodes:
- the LOC131244233 gene encoding COBRA-like protein 2, protein MACSWERLPIAVISSSVEYIRQVILFLTVHFSHCYDPLDPDGSITITFDIYQWRPDGYEAMVTVQNFYQYRHVEKPGWKLGWTWTQNEVIWTMTGALALRQGNCSAFNVQTAHSCKRDPVIVDLMPEALPENRTENCCRGGLVSAWGIDRRRSLSSFEMLIGNLGGPRSYMPENLTFLGPGPGYTCGPLADFPPTVFSSTDVRREMQVFRTWKSTCTYSNFLANKVPICCVSLSTFYNSDVTPCPTCSCGCRLADKNTLSCISNEFSTSLSTELDHLVRCTDHMCPVRVHWHIKNNYKEYWRVKLTVSNYNFGTNYTDWNVVVQHPGFGQSIEYYSFNGTTLGTIRLADEVALFWGLTFYNDVLLQAVEDQPGSVTTEILLHKDLNTFTLENGWAFPRRVYFNGENCEMPMPDNFPGLPNSSSNHGYGILPLILALFLSFKILLWL, encoded by the exons ATGGCGTGTTCGTGGGAAAGATTGCCTATAGCTGTGATCAGTTCTTCTGTTGAATATATACGGCAGGTCATTCTTTTTCTAACTGTTCATTTTTCAC ATTGCTATGACCCTTTGGATCCAGACGGAAGTATTACTATAACGTTCGATATTTATCAATGGAGACCCGACGGCTACGAG GCAATGGTCACAGTTCAAAACTTCTATCAGTACCGCCACGTGGAGAAACCTGGTTGGAAGCTAGGATGGACATGGACCCAAAATGAAGTAATCTGGACTATGACCGGTGCTCTTGCCCTCCGACAAGGGAACTGCTCAGCCTTCAATGTCCAAACAGCACACTCGTGCAAAAGAGATCCAGTCATCGTTGATCTCATGCCAGAAGCTCTTCCAGAAAACCGTACGGAGAACTGTTGTCGTGGTGGCCTTGTTTCAGCTTGGGGCATCGACCGTCGGAGATCCTTGTCATCTTTTGAGATGCTCATCGGCAACTTGGGTGGGCCCAGAAGCTATATGCCTGAGAATCTCACGTTCTTGGGACCCGGCCCCGGTTACACTTGCGGCCCACTTGCGGACTTCCCACCTACAGTGTTTTCATCTACTGATGTTAGAAGAGAAATGCAGGTTTTCA GGACATGGAAATCAACGTGTACTTACTCTAATTTCCTGGCGAACAAGGTTCCCATATGCTGTGTTTCGCTTTCCACATTTTACAACTCCGACGTCACACCATGCCCTACCTGCAGCTGTGGGTGCCGTCTAGCTGACAAAAACACACTCTCTTGCATTAG TAACGAATTCTCAACGTCATTGTCTACCGAGCTGGACCATTTGGTGCGGTGCACGGACCACATGTGCCCGGTGCGGGTCCATTGGCACataaaaaacaattataaagaGTACTGGAGGGTGAAATTAACAGTATCCAATTACAACTTCGGCACCAACTACACTGATTGGAATGTTGTTGTCCAGCATCCTGGGTTTGGTCAGTCTATTGAATATTACAGCTTCAACGGTACAACCCTCGGCACTATA CGGTTAGCCGATGAAGTGGCTCTCTTTTGGGGTCTAACTTTCTACAATGATGTGCTTCTACAAGCCGTTGAAGATCAGCCAGGATCAGTGACGACGGAGATACTCTTGCACAAGGATTTGAATACATTTACGCTTGAGAACGGGTGGGCCTTCCCTCGAAGGGTctatttcaacggtgaaaactgTGAAATGCCGATGCCAGACAATTTTCCGGGCCTACCTAACTCTAGCTCCAATCATGGCTATGGAATTTTACCCCTCATTCTAGCCCTTTTTTTGAGTTTCAAGATACTACTTTGGTTGTGA